In the Dolichospermum flos-aquae CCAP 1403/13F genome, GAAGGGATATAGCATTTCCTAATCTAAATGATGCACAAAATTATCTGTGTTCATCTGCGTTTATCTGCGTTTGATTCTGACTTCCCTGCCATCCTTAACCCCAAAATCGTCTAAACTTAAAGAGTTCACCAACTGCCAAAATCATGATGTCTCGCTGGTTTAATATTGCAGGTCCATGTAACCCCGAAAAAAACTATACCATCTCAGCTACAATTCGTCTCCCTGATTTATCGTTACTGATTGAACAAGAAAGTTATTTTGTCCTTCATGCACCACGACAAACAGGGAAAACCACCGCAATGTTAGCCCTAGCACAGCAACTTACCGCCACCGGAAATTATACCGCAGTCATGGTATCAGTGGAAGTAGGAAGTGCATTTAATCATGACCCCGGTGCGGCAGAATTGGCGATTTTGGGAACTTGGTATGATACAATTTCTATCCGTTTACCTAAAGAATTACAACCACCTGCTAAACAATGGCAACAGGAAGAACCAGGAAATAGAATTAAGGCTTTTTTAAGAGGTTGGGCAAAAGTTTTAACCCGCCCTTTAGTATTGTTTATAGATGAAATTGATTCTTTGCAAGATCAAACATTAATTTCAGTTTTACGACAATTAAGAGATGGTTTTCCCAATCGTCCAGAAAATTTTCCCTCATCTGTAGGATTAATTGGTTTAAGAGATGTACGAGATTATAAAGTCGCATCTGGTGGTAGTGAACGACTCAATACATCCAGTCCTTTTAATATTAAAGTTGCTTCTATAACTATGCGAAATTTTAATATTGAAGAAGTGGGAGAACTATATCAACAACATACAGCAGCAACAGGACAAATTTTCACTCCTGAAGCTACAGCAACAGCCTTTGATTTAACCCAAGGACAACCTTGGTTAGTGAATGCTTTGGCTAAAGAAGTTGTAGAAAAAATGGTTAAAGATAGAAATATTGCTATTACAAAAGAACACATTTTAAAAGCAAAAGAAATATTAATTACTCGTCAAGATACTCATTTAGATAGTTTAGCTGAACGGTTACGAGAACCCAGGATAAAAGCAATTATTGAACCAATGTTAGCAGGTTTAGAATTAGGAGATATACCCAATGATGATATTCAATTTGTGATGGATTTGGGATTATGTAAAATGCACCCCTACGGAGGTTTAACTATTGCTAATCCCATTTATCGGGAAGTGTTACCCAGAGTATTAACAGTGACACCAATGGCTTCTTTACCAATGATTGCACCGACTTGGTTAACACCGGAAGGGGAGTTAAATATAGACGCTTTATTAACAGCATTTCTCAAGTTTTGGCGACAACATGGAGAACCATTATTAGGTAGTACGGGATATCATGAAATTGCACCGCATATTGTATTAATGGCTTTTTTACATCGTGTTATTAATGGTGGGGGAATCTTAGAAAGGGAATATGCCATTGGTAGTGACAGAATGGATTTATGTCTGCGTTATAAAGATGTAACGTTAGGTATTGAGTTAAAGGTATGGCGAGAAAAAAAGCGTGACCCCCAAACTGATGGGATTGAACAATTAGAGTCTTATTTAGGGCGTTTGGGGTTGGATTTTGGTTGGTTATTTGTGTTTGATAGGCGGAAAAATGCCCTACCAATGGAAGAACGTTTATCAACTGAGGTTGTGGTGACAGAAAATCAACGTCGGATTACTGTGATTCGGGCTTGAGTATAAATATTTTTTGTCTCACGCAGAGACGCAGAGACGCAGAGAAGAGAACGCAAAGAAAGAATTTTGCAGAACTGCTTGCAGCAGCTTGCGCGAATCGCTTTTCTCAAAGATGTTTAATAGTGACGTTAAACGGTTAAGAGATGGGAATTTAAACTAGAACTCGTGCCATTTCCCTAATTCGATTTGCCCAGGTTTGAGACAAGGTGGAAATTTCCAGACGACTAGAATCACTTGCCCAAATTGACAACCAATGAATATGCCATCGAGATAATTGACGTTGCATTTGAGCTAATTTAAAGGCATTATCTACATCTAAATCAATGGCTGTCAATTCTAAAAACACTTTACTTTCTCTAATAATCTCAAGTACCGCTTCTCCATTAAATTCATTTAAACTGAGAGATGCCATTTGCAGAAAGTTCTGTGCTAATCTTTCCAGACGTACAGAAAGACGCTCACAACGAAAGGTAATTTGTTCTACAGTCCAGTTATTCATAAACCTCCTAATAATTTGTGGATGATTTGTTTGACTTGTTCACGAATTGTCGGATCTAAAATTTCCATTGATCTATTTTGACGTGGCCGGAGATTTACCATTGATTCATAGAAAATTTCTTGAGAAATAGGATTCCAACTCGCGCCCCAAATATCCTGCTGTTGACTTCTATTCTCCAGTAAAATAGTTTCGCAGTCAGAGTGCATTTCACCTCCACCTGCTAAAATTTGATGGCGTATATCTACGGCTGTTTTAATATAGAAACGATTGGCTTGAAGCATCTCGTTGATTTGGATAGGTGTTGCAGGTTCTTGTAAAATATGAATTATCAAGGGTAAAATACGAGTCCATTTATTAAATCATTCTCTCATATTACCTTAAATGATATTAATGTGATCCTATTTCAATCCCTTGATAATCTAAGCTAAGATTCTCTACTTAATAGCGATAAGGAGTATCGAGCCATTTAAGCCCATTGAAAGCGAAATCGCTCATCCTCTCAATGACCGATAAGACAGGAGTTTCTACCAAACATCTATGGATTAGATGAAATGCCATCACGCCAAGATAAACTACCAAACTTCCGACCAAAAAATAATGATAATAATCTTTGATTCGGCTTGAAATCCAGAAATTCACAACATAAAAGATTGAGGCTTGAAGTGAAATAACAAACAAAAATCGTAGTGTGTCCCTAGAGGCTTTCAGGGTAATTCTTCTAATGTTGAACGGTATCTTAAAGGTGGA is a window encoding:
- a CDS encoding AAA family ATPase — its product is MSRWFNIAGPCNPEKNYTISATIRLPDLSLLIEQESYFVLHAPRQTGKTTAMLALAQQLTATGNYTAVMVSVEVGSAFNHDPGAAELAILGTWYDTISIRLPKELQPPAKQWQQEEPGNRIKAFLRGWAKVLTRPLVLFIDEIDSLQDQTLISVLRQLRDGFPNRPENFPSSVGLIGLRDVRDYKVASGGSERLNTSSPFNIKVASITMRNFNIEEVGELYQQHTAATGQIFTPEATATAFDLTQGQPWLVNALAKEVVEKMVKDRNIAITKEHILKAKEILITRQDTHLDSLAERLREPRIKAIIEPMLAGLELGDIPNDDIQFVMDLGLCKMHPYGGLTIANPIYREVLPRVLTVTPMASLPMIAPTWLTPEGELNIDALLTAFLKFWRQHGEPLLGSTGYHEIAPHIVLMAFLHRVINGGGILEREYAIGSDRMDLCLRYKDVTLGIELKVWREKKRDPQTDGIEQLESYLGRLGLDFGWLFVFDRRKNALPMEERLSTEVVVTENQRRITVIRA
- a CDS encoding DUF5674 family protein; protein product: MIHILQEPATPIQINEMLQANRFYIKTAVDIRHQILAGGGEMHSDCETILLENRSQQQDIWGASWNPISQEIFYESMVNLRPRQNRSMEILDPTIREQVKQIIHKLLGGL